The following proteins are encoded in a genomic region of Sulfurovum indicum:
- a CDS encoding multiheme c-type cytochrome, with amino-acid sequence MKYLFFFFLLFHSQLFPKGDYPDNHSCKECHENIYDEYQTSAHSMGYFNDTLHRKIADAVSTKKYSCATCHMPMADNMNELIVGKARPDKSNKTHTDAVSCYFCHTIAYVKRAHKFNINIKARQAENYKPTLYGRLEKPDENDKHSSSSNPVYAKKVCMGCHSHKQNDNNVTIFRAMNEEQDSLECIKCHMPKVSGSAEKMDKRARGEHVSHRFLGIRDITFRKRGVDIGIATDNNKLIITLTNKMAHPLIIQPARAKFLKIEIVRSGKVIWQNYMKKPSEDRQGYFAYSFKRGGKRIIIPATATEGSVYNLNTKETKVLNYTIPPLEKGDIITVSLYVQLAKSECAKAIELEDKSLIEPLLIKEVILKL; translated from the coding sequence ATGAAATATCTCTTTTTTTTCTTTCTTTTGTTTCACAGCCAGTTATTTCCCAAAGGGGATTACCCGGATAACCATTCGTGTAAAGAGTGCCATGAGAACATTTATGATGAGTATCAAACCTCTGCACACTCTATGGGGTACTTTAATGATACTCTGCATCGTAAGATCGCAGATGCAGTAAGTACAAAAAAGTATAGTTGTGCTACATGTCATATGCCTATGGCAGATAATATGAACGAGTTGATCGTGGGCAAAGCCAGACCCGATAAGAGCAACAAGACCCATACCGATGCTGTCTCCTGCTACTTTTGTCATACAATCGCCTATGTCAAGAGGGCACATAAGTTCAATATCAATATCAAAGCGAGACAGGCAGAAAATTACAAACCGACACTTTACGGAAGGTTGGAGAAGCCTGATGAAAATGATAAACACTCCTCCTCTTCCAATCCTGTCTATGCCAAAAAAGTCTGTATGGGATGCCACTCACATAAGCAAAATGACAATAATGTCACTATTTTTAGAGCAATGAATGAAGAACAGGACAGTTTAGAGTGTATCAAGTGCCATATGCCTAAAGTAAGCGGTAGTGCAGAGAAGATGGATAAAAGAGCCAGAGGTGAGCATGTAAGTCACCGGTTTTTAGGCATTCGTGATATTACATTCAGAAAGAGAGGTGTAGACATTGGAATTGCTACAGACAATAACAAGCTGATCATAACATTGACCAATAAAATGGCACATCCGCTTATTATCCAACCGGCACGTGCAAAATTTTTAAAGATAGAGATAGTACGTAGTGGTAAGGTAATATGGCAAAATTACATGAAAAAGCCAAGTGAAGACAGACAGGGGTATTTTGCCTACAGTTTTAAAAGAGGTGGCAAGAGGATCATTATTCCGGCTACAGCAACAGAAGGAAGTGTATATAATTTAAATACAAAAGAGACCAAAGTGCTTAACTATACTATTCCCCCTCTTGAAAAAGGTGATATAATAACTGTATCCCTCTATGTGCAACTGGCAAAAAGTGAGTGTGCAAAGGCAATAGAGTTGGAAGATAAAAGCCTGATAGAGCCATTGCTCATAAAAGAAGTTATATTAAAACTGTAA
- a CDS encoding ribonucleotide-diphosphate reductase subunit beta gives MDVKHYYNPNGEEILDEKIFGGSPTGFVDFNRSRYRWDSNIYDLMNANTWFPSEVNTSTEKKNFEMLTDNEQAIYKMTFAQLSFNDSAQEEYLSDFRRLANNRLVKSVLSLQIMQEVNHSKSYAVLLDACGNAEEVFNLYKHDAALNRKNQQVAEQFARYIDGGSADKMLLSAMASVNLEGIYFLLGFSYIYLLGDKVPGARDMIKFIARDELNTHLPLFANIFKTIQKENKIQASTIDTAYTMIEDAVKIELEYGKYLLDRYPIMGTTPELMEQTVYNYANDRLKKIGLNPIFEESTTTYLQKLVTKHLEMNEVKSNFFESNVSNYAKSSIDLDDF, from the coding sequence ATGGATGTCAAACACTACTACAACCCTAATGGAGAAGAGATACTGGACGAAAAGATCTTTGGTGGATCTCCTACCGGATTTGTAGACTTCAACCGCTCCAGATACCGTTGGGACAGCAATATATACGATCTGATGAATGCCAATACATGGTTCCCGAGCGAGGTAAATACCTCAACAGAAAAGAAAAACTTCGAAATGCTCACAGACAATGAACAGGCGATCTACAAAATGACCTTTGCACAACTAAGTTTTAATGACTCTGCACAGGAGGAGTACCTCAGTGATTTCAGACGCCTGGCGAACAACCGTCTTGTCAAATCCGTACTCTCTTTACAGATCATGCAGGAGGTCAACCACTCCAAAAGCTATGCCGTTCTGCTCGATGCCTGCGGGAACGCAGAAGAGGTCTTCAACCTCTATAAACATGATGCGGCCCTCAACCGTAAAAACCAGCAGGTGGCTGAACAGTTCGCCAGATATATCGATGGAGGTTCTGCCGACAAAATGCTGCTCAGTGCCATGGCAAGCGTAAATCTTGAAGGGATATACTTTCTGCTTGGGTTCTCTTACATCTATCTTCTCGGAGACAAGGTTCCGGGTGCGAGAGATATGATAAAATTCATCGCAAGGGATGAACTCAATACGCACTTGCCGCTCTTTGCCAACATTTTCAAGACCATACAGAAGGAGAACAAGATTCAGGCCTCTACCATTGATACGGCCTATACAATGATAGAAGATGCCGTTAAAATAGAACTGGAGTACGGGAAATACCTTCTTGATCGTTATCCGATCATGGGAACAACACCGGAACTGATGGAACAGACAGTCTACAATTATGCCAATGACCGTCTCAAAAAAATAGGTCTTAACCCCATCTTTGAAGAGAGTACGACAACTTACCTGCAGAAACTGGTCACAAAGCATCTGGAGATGAATGAGGTCAAGAGTAACTTCTTTGAGAGTAATGTCTCCAACTATGCCAAATCAAGTATTGATCTGGACGATTTTTAG
- a CDS encoding glycosyl transferase has translation MTPEAFLPYLKCVGTGPKRNRDLSKEEMKVVIRAFLKQEVVPEQMAAFILGWRVKGESIDEFAGALEVFDEFIKHDPLPGSIEFGYPYDGKVKNPYIFPLTAQYLQKFDIHFSLHGGLLQPAKGGITLKEICDTIPLSSNIHFYDRQEYFPELYELSSIRAKLGLRSSFNTIEKLLGITKSDTAIIGAFHKPFIEKYIALYKDRYKKLVIIKGNEGTPEIFSKCSITIVENGETEEIKVDPKIYGIDYVKSVQPITLETSLKQIKEPSESFLELAKLNAAVILFVTGKAATIEEGLLNLKDAIRV, from the coding sequence ATGACACCTGAAGCATTTCTCCCTTATCTAAAATGTGTCGGTACCGGTCCAAAACGTAACCGTGACCTGAGTAAAGAGGAGATGAAGGTCGTCATACGCGCCTTCTTGAAACAGGAAGTCGTACCTGAGCAGATGGCAGCCTTTATTCTTGGGTGGAGAGTCAAAGGAGAAAGTATCGATGAGTTCGCCGGTGCACTGGAGGTCTTTGATGAATTTATCAAACATGACCCTCTGCCCGGCTCCATCGAATTTGGATATCCTTATGACGGCAAAGTCAAAAACCCTTATATTTTTCCTCTTACCGCACAGTATCTACAAAAATTCGATATCCATTTTTCTTTACATGGTGGGCTTCTTCAACCTGCCAAAGGCGGTATCACCCTCAAAGAGATATGTGATACCATACCTCTGAGCAGCAATATCCATTTCTATGACAGACAAGAGTATTTTCCTGAACTCTATGAGCTCAGCAGTATCAGAGCCAAACTGGGGCTACGCTCCTCTTTTAATACAATCGAAAAACTACTGGGAATCACCAAAAGTGATACCGCCATAATCGGCGCCTTTCATAAGCCTTTCATCGAAAAATACATCGCACTCTATAAAGACCGTTACAAAAAACTGGTCATAATAAAAGGAAATGAAGGGACTCCGGAGATCTTCAGTAAATGTAGTATCACGATTGTAGAGAATGGGGAGACAGAAGAGATAAAAGTTGACCCAAAGATATATGGTATCGACTATGTAAAATCTGTACAGCCCATTACGCTGGAAACATCTTTGAAACAGATAAAAGAGCCAAGTGAATCTTTTTTGGAGTTGGCAAAACTCAATGCTGCTGTAATCCTCTTTGTAACAGGCAAAGCAGCAACTATAGAAGAGGGTCTTTTAAACCTAAAAGACGCCATAAGAGTCTGA
- a CDS encoding type I glyceraldehyde-3-phosphate dehydrogenase, producing the protein MDKGIMVSGKIRVFINGFGRIGRCAARIILEDECFELVGVNDLYSCEQMAYLLKYDSVYPRLEKSITLTEGCLMIDGHRVALFCEPDPQNMDLGPLDVDVVLQCSGIFLTQKSNLPLIKCGAKRVIVSAPPTDSMPTFIYGVNHSDYADEEIISNSSCSANAIVPLFKIIDRYFGIDTAMMSMYHSYTVYQNILDNKHYSKDIRRTRSATQNIIPLMSSAAEATGYFFPHLKGRLYAKSIRVPIPSTTLYELHMQVNKKTNVEELNQILKQEIKSSYADILDTTDAPGSSEDYVQSPYSAIVNLPFTTVVGDNLLKISAWQDNEYGYAKRLVEMAKHIA; encoded by the coding sequence ATGGATAAGGGCATAATGGTCTCAGGGAAAATACGGGTTTTTATTAATGGATTTGGAAGGATCGGGAGGTGTGCAGCACGGATTATACTTGAGGATGAGTGTTTTGAACTTGTGGGGGTCAACGATCTTTACTCTTGTGAACAGATGGCATATCTTTTGAAATATGATTCTGTATATCCGCGCCTTGAAAAGAGTATTACATTAACAGAAGGGTGTTTGATGATTGATGGGCATCGTGTAGCACTCTTCTGTGAACCTGATCCCCAAAATATGGATCTTGGACCACTGGATGTGGATGTGGTACTGCAATGCAGCGGTATATTCCTGACACAGAAGTCCAATCTGCCTCTTATCAAATGCGGAGCAAAGAGAGTGATCGTCTCTGCACCGCCAACAGACAGTATGCCAACTTTTATCTATGGTGTCAATCATAGTGATTATGCTGATGAAGAGATCATCTCCAACTCAAGCTGTTCTGCCAATGCCATTGTACCGCTCTTTAAGATCATAGATAGATATTTTGGAATAGATACCGCTATGATGAGTATGTATCACAGCTATACAGTGTATCAGAATATTCTTGACAACAAACATTACTCCAAGGATATCCGCCGGACCCGTTCTGCTACCCAGAATATCATCCCTCTTATGAGCAGTGCTGCTGAAGCAACCGGCTATTTCTTCCCGCACCTCAAAGGTAGACTGTATGCCAAAAGTATTCGGGTTCCCATTCCCAGCACCACACTCTATGAACTACATATGCAGGTTAATAAAAAAACAAATGTGGAAGAGCTGAACCAGATACTCAAACAGGAGATAAAAAGCTCCTATGCAGACATCCTGGATACAACGGATGCTCCAGGCTCCTCTGAAGATTATGTGCAAAGTCCTTACAGTGCTATAGTGAATCTCCCTTTTACTACTGTGGTTGGAGACAATCTTCTAAAGATCTCTGCCTGGCAGGATAATGAGTATGGTTATGCGAAAAGACTGGTAGAGATGGCAAAGCATATAGCATAA
- a CDS encoding NAD-binding protein yields MDIMIAGAGTVGYSLAQTLSYKHSVIVIDKDIKKLDKLEEHIDLLTLQGDIENPQIYQNLNLECVDLFIAVTNSDEANLLATLIVEDVVEVKKKIIRLKNDGFLKSHVLEKLSIDYAVFPDITTANKVKALFAFPKANNVKMFHQTKHKLVSIRVQLDAQLLYNVRDFNQENVFIVGIERGKTFFVPETEEPIYKDDLVYLFGDIETIKAISNKLDDKMPSSIRKIAIFGANTLAQKIAKALIDKNLEIKMIEKDINRCKRASEVLHGKVTIINSAYEEQRLFEEEGLKNADMIIAAGHNDEKNIVKCMEAKEYGIQKVVAVNNDKAYYHLMHKMGIVVVRGSKAGAHYAILEKISSNYIVTQRHFCGGRGVLFMRKIYPDSELIGKLIKVAELGNAIVLLLREEKIYHLSTTEQLLKDDIIVAFGELEFKEKIEQWIYTL; encoded by the coding sequence ATGGATATTATGATTGCAGGTGCCGGAACCGTTGGTTATTCACTGGCACAAACACTCTCTTACAAGCATAGTGTGATTGTAATAGATAAAGATATCAAAAAACTTGATAAACTTGAAGAACATATTGATCTTTTAACACTTCAGGGAGATATAGAAAATCCGCAAATCTACCAGAATCTAAATCTTGAATGCGTCGATCTTTTTATTGCTGTGACTAATTCAGACGAGGCAAATTTATTGGCTACGTTGATCGTAGAGGATGTGGTTGAAGTAAAAAAGAAGATTATACGGCTTAAAAATGACGGTTTTTTAAAGAGTCATGTCTTGGAAAAACTCTCTATTGATTATGCTGTTTTCCCGGATATAACAACAGCAAATAAAGTGAAGGCTCTTTTTGCTTTTCCCAAGGCTAATAATGTAAAAATGTTTCATCAGACAAAACACAAGCTTGTATCTATTCGGGTGCAGCTTGATGCGCAACTGCTTTATAACGTACGTGACTTTAATCAGGAAAATGTATTTATAGTGGGTATTGAGAGGGGAAAAACATTTTTTGTACCAGAGACAGAAGAACCTATATACAAAGATGATCTTGTCTATCTTTTTGGAGATATCGAAACAATTAAAGCAATCTCAAACAAACTGGATGACAAGATGCCGTCTTCTATCCGAAAAATTGCGATCTTCGGTGCCAATACTTTGGCACAGAAGATCGCAAAAGCATTAATAGATAAAAATCTGGAGATCAAAATGATCGAAAAAGATATCAATCGCTGCAAAAGAGCTTCGGAAGTTTTACATGGTAAAGTGACCATTATCAATTCAGCCTATGAAGAGCAGCGTTTGTTTGAAGAGGAGGGGCTTAAAAATGCCGATATGATTATTGCTGCCGGGCATAATGATGAGAAAAATATTGTCAAATGTATGGAAGCAAAAGAGTATGGGATTCAAAAAGTTGTAGCAGTCAATAATGATAAAGCTTATTATCATCTAATGCATAAAATGGGGATTGTTGTTGTCAGGGGCAGCAAGGCGGGTGCACATTATGCCATTTTGGAAAAGATATCTTCAAACTATATCGTGACACAACGGCATTTTTGTGGAGGAAGAGGAGTGCTTTTTATGCGAAAAATCTATCCTGACTCAGAACTTATAGGGAAGCTTATTAAAGTTGCTGAACTGGGAAATGCAATCGTACTTCTTTTAAGAGAAGAGAAAATATATCATCTCTCCACAACAGAACAGTTACTAAAAGATGACATTATTGTTGCATTCGGGGAACTGGAATTCAAAGAAAAGATAGAACAGTGGATCTACACACTTTAA
- a CDS encoding TrkH family potassium uptake protein, whose amino-acid sequence MDLHTLKNIFKFVSVIGITLSFFLISAIVVGWYYQENMRAFIYFDILLFSVNTVIFMLLKNHTMKLSIKGGILSVNFTWILLGVAGAVPLMLYTDISFPDAFFESISGFTTTGATIFSDIESLPKSILYLRSLMHWLGGMGIIVLGVGLFSLINPSGSMALFKAESTGIKMEKVTPKIKDTAIRLWGIYILFTLIDAFALKLAGMNFFDAVNHAFSTISTGGFSTKNDSLGYYDSNVIIWITTFFMIISGINFLVHLKLFSSGKIDGYKREEVLWYVSIFIVLSLILGSVDIFIDYDSTFHALTHSFFTIASILTTTGFATLDYAQWGHIAISVIFVAMLIGGNAGSTAGGVKVIRYIVLFKNLSLQLKRTLQPNAVVNVFIDKQKVSSQIISSTTGFIFLFIITNMLITLYLFARGFDAMTSVSTALATVGNIGPGFALTGPACNYAFFSDMDKIILSMAMIMGRLEFYTVFLLFSRIFWKKF is encoded by the coding sequence GTGGATCTACACACTTTAAAAAATATTTTTAAGTTTGTTTCTGTTATCGGGATCACACTCTCTTTTTTTCTGATTAGTGCCATTGTCGTAGGATGGTACTATCAGGAAAATATGAGAGCGTTTATCTATTTTGATATTCTCCTGTTCTCTGTTAATACAGTCATTTTTATGTTACTTAAAAATCATACAATGAAACTAAGTATCAAGGGAGGTATACTCTCTGTCAATTTTACCTGGATTCTTTTAGGTGTTGCAGGAGCTGTTCCTTTAATGTTGTATACGGATATCTCTTTCCCTGATGCTTTTTTTGAGTCGATAAGCGGATTTACTACCACTGGGGCCACCATCTTTTCTGACATAGAGTCCCTTCCAAAATCGATACTTTATTTAAGAAGTCTGATGCATTGGCTGGGTGGTATGGGGATCATTGTATTGGGAGTGGGGCTTTTCTCGCTGATCAACCCCAGTGGTTCCATGGCACTTTTTAAAGCAGAATCAACTGGAATCAAAATGGAAAAAGTAACTCCAAAAATAAAAGATACTGCTATAAGACTATGGGGTATTTATATATTGTTCACTTTAATTGATGCATTCGCATTGAAATTGGCGGGTATGAATTTTTTTGATGCTGTCAACCATGCATTCTCTACCATTTCAACAGGCGGTTTTTCAACTAAAAATGATTCACTGGGGTACTATGATTCCAACGTAATCATTTGGATCACAACATTTTTTATGATTATTTCCGGAATTAACTTTCTTGTGCATTTAAAACTTTTTTCTTCAGGTAAGATTGATGGATACAAAAGAGAGGAAGTACTTTGGTACGTGTCTATTTTTATAGTACTGTCACTGATACTTGGCAGTGTAGATATTTTTATTGATTATGATAGTACTTTTCATGCTTTAACACACTCATTTTTTACCATTGCATCAATACTCACTACAACGGGCTTTGCAACACTGGATTATGCACAATGGGGACATATAGCCATTAGTGTTATTTTTGTAGCCATGCTTATTGGCGGGAATGCAGGTTCTACTGCCGGTGGTGTAAAGGTGATCCGCTATATCGTACTGTTTAAAAATCTTTCATTACAGCTTAAACGGACACTTCAGCCCAATGCAGTAGTAAATGTTTTTATAGATAAGCAAAAAGTATCGTCACAGATCATCAGTTCTACAACCGGGTTTATTTTTCTTTTTATCATTACAAATATGCTGATAACACTCTATTTGTTTGCACGGGGGTTTGATGCTATGACCTCGGTATCTACTGCTTTGGCGACAGTGGGAAATATAGGTCCCGGGTTTGCGCTTACCGGACCGGCATGCAATTATGCTTTTTTTTCAGATATGGACAAAATCATTCTCTCTATGGCAATGATCATGGGAAGGCTTGAATTTTATACGGTATTCCTTCTTTTCAGCAGAATATTTTGGAAAAAGTTTTAA
- a CDS encoding cytochrome D1 domain-containing protein translates to MKKLLSLLLLSVLVFAQKPKIEKPTDKEKIFVVERESDSVAVIEEGLTRRHMENMHNMNHGIIKFEGKDGYLISRDGFVVKFNPVTEKVEAEYKTSKSAIGFVIGENYVAVANYDDKSVDILTRDLKPIDKIVTGSKNVGIKIYKDMIIFAQMDNDKVTVLKDENAGKDIPKFKIYKEFKVGKMPFDAMIKGNTYIVGFFLSKSFGVVDLDRMQYSEIKVTAKDNKPVLKVPHFGFWSLSDDKTFIPSVGDNSVMVYDKDFKFITNIKTQGLPVFTALSPDKKYLAVTFSGKDFPTIQIIDTKSLKIIKTFNFPGKVLHIRWSKYDPLLYVSVNDTNQLSVINTDRWYLAREIFLVKKPSGIFIYDLEANK, encoded by the coding sequence ATGAAAAAACTATTATCATTACTGCTTTTAAGTGTTCTGGTCTTTGCCCAAAAACCAAAGATAGAAAAACCGACAGACAAAGAGAAGATCTTTGTGGTAGAACGTGAAAGTGATTCTGTAGCAGTCATCGAAGAAGGGTTGACCCGCCGGCATATGGAAAATATGCACAATATGAACCATGGGATCATTAAGTTTGAGGGTAAGGATGGTTATCTTATCAGCCGTGACGGATTCGTGGTGAAGTTTAACCCGGTGACAGAAAAGGTAGAAGCAGAGTATAAAACTTCCAAGTCAGCCATCGGATTTGTAATCGGCGAGAACTATGTGGCAGTTGCCAACTATGATGACAAATCGGTCGATATTCTGACGCGTGATCTCAAACCAATCGACAAGATCGTAACCGGATCCAAGAATGTCGGGATCAAGATCTATAAAGATATGATCATTTTTGCACAGATGGATAATGATAAAGTGACCGTACTGAAAGATGAAAATGCAGGAAAAGATATACCAAAGTTCAAGATCTACAAAGAGTTTAAGGTAGGGAAGATGCCTTTTGATGCGATGATCAAGGGAAATACCTATATTGTTGGTTTTTTCCTAAGCAAGTCATTTGGTGTGGTTGACCTTGACAGGATGCAATATTCGGAGATCAAAGTAACAGCTAAAGACAACAAGCCTGTACTTAAGGTACCGCATTTTGGCTTCTGGTCCCTCAGTGATGACAAAACCTTTATTCCCTCAGTAGGCGATAACAGTGTGATGGTCTATGACAAGGACTTCAAGTTCATTACAAATATAAAGACGCAGGGACTTCCAGTATTTACAGCACTCAGTCCGGATAAGAAGTACCTGGCAGTTACCTTCTCGGGAAAGGATTTCCCTACGATCCAAATTATCGATACAAAGTCACTTAAGATCATTAAAACATTTAATTTCCCCGGTAAAGTACTTCATATCAGATGGTCCAAGTATGATCCGCTTCTTTATGTCTCTGTCAATGATACAAATCAGCTGAGTGTCATTAATACTGATCGATGGTATCTGGCACGTGAGATCTTCCTGGTAAAGAAACCATCCGGTATCTTTATATATGACCTGGAAGCGAACAAATAG
- a CDS encoding ribonucleoside triphosphate reductase: MIKTIIKRDGSSQRFVPFKIEDAIKKAFMSEAKEYDKSVFKELMEMIRDKEEISVEEIQDLIEKVLYEHQHFEVMKSFMLYRHLHKIQREQILGLNEDTTYINSTQTVKEYIDKADWRINANSNTGYSNAGLVNNTAGKVIANFWLDAIYSKEEGYAHRDGDYHIHDLDCLTGYCAGWSLRVLLDEGFNGVRGRVESRAPNHFREALGQMANFLGILQSEWAGAQAFSSFDTYLAPYVFKDRLSFSEIKKAIRSFVYNLNVPARWGQSPFTNITIDWTVPSDLKDQIPTREQKHLFSGLDDAVLWEEAKRRDADIHSLESMTYRHFQPEMNLINRAFYEVMTEGDRNGQPFTFPIPTVNITEEFDWYGENTDILFENTAKIGSSYFQNFIGSQYVRDENGALVPNEEAYKPGHVRSMCCRLQLDLRELLKRGGGLFGSAEMTGSIGVVTINMARLGYLYAGDEEKLIAKLGKLMEYAYSTLEKKRIFIQEMYDRGLYPYTARYLPGFNNHFSTIGVNGMNEMIRNFTNDRHTITDAFGKEMALRILDFMRDQLKDFQERSGNLYNLEATPAEGTTYRFAREDIKRYPDIIQAGTSENNYYTNSSQIPVFYTDDPFEALMLQDDLQCKYTGGTVMHLYMREKLSSPEAARKLVKNVISNFRLPYITLTPTFSICEKHGYLSGEYEYCPKCDAEILQKAS, from the coding sequence ATGATAAAAACAATTATAAAAAGAGACGGGAGTTCTCAGCGGTTCGTACCCTTCAAGATCGAAGATGCTATCAAAAAAGCATTTATGAGCGAAGCAAAAGAGTATGATAAAAGTGTCTTTAAAGAACTGATGGAGATGATAAGAGACAAAGAGGAGATCAGTGTCGAAGAGATCCAGGACCTGATAGAGAAAGTGCTCTATGAGCATCAGCATTTTGAAGTGATGAAATCCTTTATGCTCTATCGTCACCTGCACAAGATCCAGAGGGAGCAGATACTGGGTCTGAATGAAGATACCACCTATATCAACTCAACACAGACGGTGAAAGAGTATATAGACAAAGCAGACTGGAGGATCAATGCCAACTCCAATACAGGTTACTCCAATGCCGGACTTGTCAATAATACGGCAGGCAAGGTGATTGCCAACTTCTGGCTGGATGCGATCTACTCCAAAGAGGAGGGATATGCACACAGAGACGGAGACTACCATATCCATGATCTGGACTGCCTTACCGGATATTGTGCAGGGTGGAGTCTTCGTGTCCTTTTGGATGAGGGCTTTAACGGAGTCAGAGGCAGAGTTGAGAGCAGAGCGCCCAACCATTTCAGAGAGGCTCTGGGGCAGATGGCGAACTTTCTGGGGATTTTACAGAGTGAATGGGCCGGAGCACAGGCATTCTCCTCATTCGATACCTATCTGGCACCCTATGTGTTCAAAGACAGGCTCTCATTTTCTGAGATCAAAAAAGCGATCAGAAGCTTTGTGTACAATCTCAATGTTCCGGCCAGATGGGGACAGAGTCCTTTTACCAATATTACCATTGACTGGACAGTTCCTTCAGACCTGAAAGATCAGATACCCACAAGAGAGCAGAAGCATCTGTTCTCTGGCCTGGATGATGCAGTGTTGTGGGAGGAAGCAAAGCGCAGAGATGCGGATATTCACTCTTTGGAGAGTATGACCTACAGACACTTTCAGCCTGAAATGAATCTTATCAACAGAGCCTTCTATGAAGTGATGACCGAAGGTGACAGGAACGGACAGCCGTTTACTTTTCCCATTCCTACGGTAAATATCACCGAAGAGTTTGACTGGTATGGTGAAAATACCGATATCCTTTTTGAAAATACCGCCAAGATAGGATCTTCCTATTTTCAGAACTTTATAGGCAGTCAGTATGTAAGAGATGAAAACGGAGCACTTGTGCCTAATGAGGAGGCCTATAAGCCCGGGCATGTCAGAAGTATGTGCTGCAGGCTGCAGCTGGACCTTCGCGAACTTCTTAAAAGAGGCGGAGGTCTGTTCGGCAGTGCCGAAATGACGGGGAGTATCGGTGTGGTGACGATCAATATGGCACGACTTGGATATCTCTATGCCGGTGATGAGGAGAAACTTATTGCAAAGCTTGGCAAACTCATGGAGTATGCCTACTCGACACTTGAGAAGAAAAGGATCTTCATTCAGGAGATGTATGACAGGGGACTTTACCCCTATACGGCAAGGTATCTTCCCGGGTTTAACAACCACTTCTCTACTATCGGTGTCAACGGGATGAATGAGATGATACGGAACTTCACCAATGACAGGCATACGATCACAGATGCATTTGGAAAAGAGATGGCACTGAGGATCCTGGATTTCATGCGGGATCAGCTCAAAGATTTCCAGGAGCGTTCAGGAAACCTCTATAACCTGGAAGCAACCCCTGCAGAGGGAACTACGTACCGTTTTGCCAGAGAAGATATCAAGAGGTATCCGGATATCATTCAGGCAGGGACCAGTGAGAACAACTACTATACCAACTCCTCTCAGATCCCTGTCTTTTACACCGATGATCCGTTTGAAGCATTGATGCTGCAGGATGATCTGCAGTGCAAGTATACAGGAGGAACAGTCATGCACCTCTATATGAGAGAGAAGCTAAGCTCTCCGGAAGCAGCCAGAAAACTGGTGAAAAATGTCATCAGCAACTTCAGGCTTCCCTATATCACTCTGACACCGACATTTTCCATCTGTGAAAAGCATGGTTATCTCTCGGGTGAGTATGAATACTGCCCCAAATGTGATGCAGAGATCCTGCAAAAGGCAAGTTGA